A region of Streptomyces sp. WMMC500 DNA encodes the following proteins:
- a CDS encoding LacI family DNA-binding transcriptional regulator — translation MRGGHEDGRRAAARTGPPEPADRATRPPAAGRGGVTSRDVARAAGVSQAAVSLVLGGKWRGRVSAAKADAVRAAARDLDYRPNAAARTLRTGGTRTALLVVPALTNEFFAGVHAGAARAAAAHDFGVVLYPSPEGIGPARDPFAAAHTAVDGVIASSMATDAVRALRGGGLPLVMLDSDPADAGAVATVNADVADGMRQVARHLLELGHRRITHLAADIDSWTFAARGRALADALVAMPGTRLRTEPAELSVGGGLAAAQRALTGPVATRPTALVCDDDLLAAGALKAVRRLGLRVPYDVSVTGFDDLALATAVEPELTTVTLPAGTVGAAGMTALLDALAGRATAGTTVPARLTVRTSTAPAPGA, via the coding sequence ATGCGGGGCGGGCATGAGGACGGAAGGCGCGCCGCGGCGCGCACCGGACCACCCGAGCCGGCCGACCGGGCCACCCGGCCGCCGGCCGCGGGCCGCGGCGGCGTCACCAGCCGCGACGTCGCCCGCGCCGCGGGCGTCTCCCAGGCGGCCGTCTCGCTCGTCCTCGGCGGCAAGTGGCGCGGCCGGGTCTCCGCCGCCAAGGCCGACGCCGTCCGCGCCGCCGCCCGCGACCTGGACTACCGCCCCAACGCCGCCGCCCGCACCCTGCGCACCGGCGGCACCCGCACCGCGCTCCTCGTCGTCCCCGCACTCACCAACGAGTTCTTCGCCGGCGTCCACGCCGGCGCCGCACGGGCCGCCGCCGCCCACGACTTCGGCGTCGTGCTCTACCCCTCCCCCGAGGGCATCGGCCCCGCCCGCGACCCCTTCGCCGCCGCACACACCGCCGTCGACGGCGTCATCGCCTCCTCCATGGCCACCGACGCCGTACGGGCGCTGCGCGGCGGCGGGCTGCCGCTCGTCATGCTCGACAGCGACCCCGCCGACGCCGGCGCCGTCGCCACCGTCAACGCCGACGTCGCCGACGGCATGCGCCAGGTCGCCCGGCACCTGCTCGAACTCGGCCACCGGCGGATCACCCACCTCGCCGCCGACATCGACTCCTGGACCTTCGCCGCCCGCGGCCGGGCGCTGGCCGACGCGCTCGTCGCCATGCCCGGCACCCGGCTGCGCACGGAGCCCGCCGAGCTGTCCGTCGGCGGCGGTCTTGCGGCGGCACAGCGGGCGCTCACCGGCCCGGTCGCGACCCGGCCCACGGCGCTGGTCTGCGACGACGACCTGCTCGCCGCCGGCGCCCTCAAGGCCGTACGGCGCCTCGGGCTGCGGGTGCCGTACGACGTGTCGGTCACCGGCTTCGACGACCTGGCGCTCGCCACGGCCGTCGAGCCGGAGCTGACCACCGTGACGCTCCCGGCCGGCACCGTGGGCGCGGCCGGCATGACGGCGCTGCTCGACGCCCTCGCGGGGCGCGCGACGGCCGGCACGACGGTCCCGGCCCGGCTGACGGTACGCACCTCCACGGCCCCCGCACCGGGCGCGTAG
- a CDS encoding tRNA (adenine-N1)-methyltransferase, with translation MSEPTGAARRRGPFQVGDQVQLTDPKGRHYTFTLEAGKAFHTHKGSFPHDELIDAPEGTVVRTTGNVPYLALRPLLPDYVLSMPRGAAVVYPKDAGQILAFADVFPGARVVEAGVGSGSLTSFLLRAVGDGGMLHSYERRADFADVARQNVERYFGGPHPAWQLTVGDLQDNLSDADVDRVILDMLAPWECLDAVAKALVPGGILCAYVATTTQLARTVESIREHGNFNEPQAWETMLRNWHVEGLAVRPDHRMIGHTGFLLTARRLADGVEPPLRRRRPAKGAYGEDYTGPGGQRAAAGN, from the coding sequence ATGTCCGAGCCGACCGGTGCCGCCCGCCGCCGCGGGCCCTTCCAGGTCGGGGACCAGGTACAGCTCACCGACCCCAAGGGCCGCCACTACACGTTCACGCTCGAAGCCGGGAAGGCCTTCCACACCCACAAGGGCTCCTTCCCGCACGACGAGCTGATCGACGCCCCCGAGGGAACCGTCGTGCGCACCACGGGCAACGTCCCGTACCTCGCGCTGCGCCCCCTGCTCCCCGACTACGTCCTGTCCATGCCGCGCGGAGCGGCCGTCGTCTACCCCAAGGACGCCGGCCAGATCCTGGCGTTCGCCGACGTCTTCCCCGGTGCGCGCGTGGTCGAGGCGGGCGTCGGCTCGGGGTCGCTGACCAGCTTCCTGCTGCGGGCCGTCGGCGACGGCGGCATGCTCCACTCGTACGAGCGCCGCGCGGACTTCGCCGACGTCGCCCGGCAGAACGTCGAGCGCTACTTCGGCGGCCCCCACCCCGCCTGGCAGCTCACCGTCGGCGACCTCCAGGACAACCTCTCCGACGCCGACGTGGACCGCGTCATCCTCGACATGCTCGCCCCCTGGGAGTGCCTGGACGCGGTCGCCAAGGCCCTGGTGCCCGGCGGCATCCTCTGCGCCTACGTCGCCACCACCACCCAGCTCGCCCGCACCGTGGAGTCCATCCGCGAACACGGCAACTTCAACGAGCCGCAGGCGTGGGAGACCATGCTGCGCAACTGGCACGTCGAGGGCCTGGCCGTACGGCCCGACCACCGCATGATCGGCCACACCGGCTTCCTGCTCACCGCCCGCAGGCTCGCCGACGGCGTCGAGCCGCCGCTGCGCCGCCGCCGGCCCGCGAAGGGGGCGTACGGGGAGGATTACACCGGTCCCGGCGGCCAGCGGGCCGCCGCCGGGAACTGA
- the prcB gene encoding proteasome subunit beta, whose product MEANIRGTGRLPAAFLTPGSSSFMDFLGEHAPAALPGNQELPPVKGAVEAPHGTTIVAVTFPGGVVLAGDRRATMGNMIAQRDIEKVFPADEYSAIGIAGTAGVAVEMVRLFQLELEHFEKVEGAQLSLEGKANRLSTMIRSNLGMAMQGLAVLPLFAGWDPAREKGRIFSYDVTGGRTEERGFASVGSGSVFARGALKKLFTDELTEEQAATVVVQALYDAADDDSATGGPDLTRRIFPVVTSITDEGFRRLSEAEVSEIARAVVDGRLELPDGPRASVL is encoded by the coding sequence GTGGAAGCCAACATCCGTGGCACAGGGCGACTGCCGGCTGCCTTCCTCACCCCGGGCTCGTCCTCGTTCATGGACTTCCTGGGTGAGCACGCCCCGGCTGCCCTGCCGGGCAACCAGGAGCTGCCGCCCGTGAAGGGCGCCGTCGAGGCGCCCCACGGCACCACCATCGTGGCCGTGACCTTCCCCGGCGGGGTCGTCCTCGCCGGCGACAGGCGCGCCACGATGGGGAACATGATCGCTCAGCGTGACATCGAGAAGGTCTTCCCCGCGGACGAGTACTCGGCCATCGGCATCGCGGGCACCGCGGGTGTCGCCGTCGAGATGGTGCGGCTGTTCCAGTTGGAGCTGGAGCACTTCGAGAAGGTCGAGGGCGCGCAGCTCTCCCTGGAGGGCAAGGCCAACCGGCTGTCGACGATGATCCGGTCCAACCTGGGCATGGCCATGCAGGGTCTGGCCGTGCTGCCGCTCTTCGCGGGCTGGGACCCGGCGCGGGAGAAGGGCCGCATCTTCTCGTACGACGTGACGGGCGGCCGGACCGAGGAGCGCGGTTTCGCCTCCGTGGGTTCCGGGTCGGTGTTCGCGCGCGGTGCGCTGAAGAAGCTGTTCACCGACGAGCTGACGGAGGAGCAGGCCGCCACCGTCGTCGTCCAGGCGCTGTACGACGCGGCGGACGACGACTCCGCCACCGGCGGGCCGGACCTGACCCGCCGTATCTTTCCCGTCGTTACGTCCATCACCGACGAGGGCTTCCGCCGGCTGAGCGAGGCCGAGGTCTCCGAGATCGCCCGCGCGGTGGTCGACGGCCGGCTGGAGCTGCCCGACGGCCCGCGCGCGTCCGTGCTGTAG
- a CDS encoding MFS transporter has product MLRGYAELLRVRHVGRLLTGTLVGRLPNATAAFAIVLFVRAEGGSYTLGGILSGVYGLATAIGQPLLGRAVDLRGQPRVLLPSALLSAAGMALFAVVGIEPRWVACAAVLVAGLFTPPLEGALRALWPSVLGRADRVHGAYALDAVAQEVMFAVAPLIVTLLVATGSEAAALLVLAALGVLGALWVVLSPPARRWRSEPREAHWLGALRAPGLLVVLGAFFFVGVALGGTAVASVAYADARGDDAIGGYLLSALGAGALVGGLVYGARQWPGRAERRLQLLLAGLAAGYLPLMLTPGTASMTLLSGVAGLFLAPALACSFVVVDRHAPRGTATEAFSWLVTTFGFGAAAGTAISGPAVEHGGETGGFAVVGLGGAAALLVLTGFVRILADHGRPGPRAEKDRIDGAAPGFETERQA; this is encoded by the coding sequence GTGCTGCGGGGATACGCCGAGTTGCTGCGCGTCAGACACGTCGGCCGGCTGCTCACCGGGACGCTCGTCGGCAGGCTGCCCAACGCCACCGCCGCGTTCGCCATCGTCCTGTTCGTCCGTGCCGAAGGCGGCTCGTACACCCTGGGCGGCATCCTCTCCGGCGTCTACGGGCTGGCCACCGCGATCGGGCAGCCGCTCCTCGGCCGCGCCGTCGACCTGCGCGGCCAGCCGCGCGTGCTGCTGCCCAGCGCCCTGCTCTCCGCCGCCGGCATGGCCCTGTTCGCCGTCGTGGGCATCGAGCCGCGCTGGGTGGCCTGCGCCGCTGTCCTGGTCGCCGGGCTGTTCACGCCGCCGCTGGAGGGCGCCCTGCGGGCGCTGTGGCCGAGCGTGCTGGGGCGCGCCGACCGGGTGCACGGGGCGTACGCGCTGGACGCCGTCGCGCAGGAGGTGATGTTCGCCGTCGCACCGCTGATCGTGACCCTGCTGGTCGCCACCGGCTCCGAGGCCGCCGCGCTCCTCGTCCTGGCGGCCCTGGGCGTGCTGGGCGCCCTGTGGGTCGTGCTCTCGCCGCCCGCCCGCCGGTGGCGCTCCGAGCCGCGCGAGGCGCACTGGCTGGGCGCGCTGCGCGCGCCGGGGCTCCTGGTGGTCCTGGGCGCCTTCTTCTTCGTCGGCGTCGCCCTCGGCGGCACGGCCGTCGCCTCCGTCGCGTACGCCGACGCCCGGGGCGACGACGCCATCGGCGGCTACCTCCTCTCCGCGCTCGGCGCCGGCGCGCTGGTCGGCGGCCTCGTCTACGGTGCCCGGCAGTGGCCAGGCCGGGCCGAGCGGCGGCTGCAGTTGCTGCTGGCGGGCCTCGCGGCCGGCTACCTGCCGCTCATGCTCACGCCGGGCACCGCCTCGATGACGCTGCTCTCCGGAGTCGCGGGCCTGTTCCTGGCCCCGGCGCTCGCCTGTTCCTTCGTCGTCGTCGACCGGCACGCCCCGCGGGGCACCGCCACGGAGGCGTTCTCCTGGCTGGTGACCACCTTCGGTTTCGGCGCCGCAGCGGGCACCGCGATCAGCGGCCCCGCCGTCGAGCACGGCGGCGAGACCGGCGGGTTCGCGGTCGTCGGCCTCGGCGGGGCGGCGGCGCTGCTGGTGCTGACCGGCTTCGTACGGATTCTGGCGGACCACGGCCGCCCGGGACCGCGGGCCGAAAAAGATCGAATCGACGGAGCTGCACCCGGTTTCGAAACAGAGCGACAGGCGTAA
- the prcA gene encoding proteasome subunit alpha, whose protein sequence is MSTPFYVSPQQAMADRAEYARKGIARGRSVVVLQYSDGILFVAENPSRALHKVSEIYDRIAFAAVGKYNEFENLRIGGVRYADLRGYTYDREDVTARGLANVYAQTLGTIFSSGAEKPYEVELIVAEVGETPADDQIFRLPHDGSIVDEHGSVAVGGNSDQISSYLDQRHREGMTLAEGVTLAAESLARDNNGGERELTSKQLEVAVLDRNRPQQRKFRRILGSQLSRLLEEDGDGSPGASGAEEGDKAGEGAKAADDADGAKAPDDADASDGGAEEPGDEPGKKKK, encoded by the coding sequence GTGTCGACACCGTTCTATGTCTCACCCCAGCAGGCCATGGCGGACCGCGCGGAGTATGCCCGCAAGGGCATCGCGCGCGGGCGCAGCGTGGTCGTGCTGCAGTACAGCGACGGCATCCTGTTCGTCGCCGAGAACCCGTCCCGGGCCCTGCACAAGGTCAGCGAGATCTACGACAGGATCGCCTTCGCCGCCGTCGGCAAGTACAACGAGTTCGAGAACCTGCGTATCGGCGGCGTCCGTTACGCCGATCTGCGCGGGTACACCTACGACCGTGAGGACGTCACCGCCCGCGGCCTCGCGAACGTCTACGCGCAGACTCTCGGCACGATCTTCTCCAGCGGCGCGGAGAAGCCGTACGAGGTGGAGCTGATCGTCGCGGAGGTGGGGGAGACCCCCGCCGACGACCAGATCTTCCGGCTGCCGCACGACGGTTCGATCGTCGACGAGCACGGTTCGGTCGCGGTCGGCGGCAATTCCGATCAGATCAGCAGCTATCTCGACCAGCGGCACCGCGAGGGCATGACGCTGGCTGAAGGGGTGACGCTGGCCGCCGAGTCCCTGGCGCGGGACAACAACGGCGGCGAGCGGGAGCTGACCTCGAAGCAACTGGAGGTCGCGGTCCTGGACCGGAACCGGCCGCAGCAGCGGAAGTTCCGGCGCATCCTCGGCAGCCAGCTCTCCCGGCTGCTGGAGGAGGACGGCGACGGCTCGCCGGGCGCCTCCGGCGCGGAGGAGGGCGACAAGGCCGGGGAGGGCGCGAAGGCCGCGGACGACGCGGACGGCGCGAAGGCCCCGGACGACGCGGACGCCTCGGACGGCGGCGCGGAGGAGCCGGGGGACGAGCCGGGCAAGAAGAAGAAGTAG
- a CDS encoding ubiquitin-like protein Pup has protein sequence MATKDTGGGQQKATRSQEEVEEQAQDAEVSEDLKERQEKLSEDVDSVLDEIDDVLEENAEDFVRSFVQKGGE, from the coding sequence ATGGCGACCAAGGACACCGGCGGTGGTCAGCAGAAGGCCACGCGGTCCCAGGAAGAGGTCGAGGAGCAGGCGCAGGACGCCGAGGTCTCCGAGGACCTGAAGGAACGGCAGGAGAAGCTCTCGGAGGACGTGGACTCGGTTCTCGACGAGATCGACGACGTCTTGGAGGAGAACGCCGAGGACTTCGTGCGCTCGTTTGTGCAGAAGGGCGGCGAGTAG
- the arc gene encoding proteasome ATPase — MAAHDDDTNRGIRPGRGSEDPAGQVAYLEQEIAVLRRKLADSPRHTRILEERIVELQTNLAGVSAQNERLANTLREARDQIVALKEEVDRLAQPPAGFGVFLQANDDGTADIFTGGRKLRVNVSPGVELDELRRGQELMLNEALNVVEAMAFERSGDIVTLKEILEDGERALVMGHTDEERVVRLAEPLLHTTIRAGDALLLEPRSGYVYEVIPKSEVEELVLEEVPDIDYTKIGGLGNQIELIRDAVELPYLYPDLFKEHELRPPKGVLLYGPPGCGKTLIAKAVANSLAKKVAEHTGRPAGKSYFLNIKGPELLNKYVGETERHIRLVFQRAREKASEGTPVIVFFDEMDSLFRTRGSGVSSDVENTIVPQLLSEIDGVEGLENVIVIGASNREDMIDPAILRPGRLDVKIKIERPDAEAAKDIFSKYLTRTLPLHAEDMSEHGGSPEATVDAMIQSVVEQMYAESEENRFLEVTYANGDKEVLYFKDFNSGAMIENIVDRAKKMAIKAFLDHNQKGLRVSHLLAACVDEFKENEDLPNTTNPDDWARISGKKGERIVFIRTLVTGKQGADTGRSIDTVANTGQYL; from the coding sequence GTGGCAGCCCACGACGACGACACCAACCGCGGCATCCGGCCGGGTCGAGGGTCCGAAGACCCTGCCGGTCAGGTCGCCTACCTTGAGCAGGAGATCGCCGTCCTGCGACGAAAGCTCGCCGACTCGCCGCGTCACACGAGGATCCTCGAAGAGCGCATCGTCGAGTTGCAGACCAACCTCGCCGGAGTGTCCGCGCAGAACGAGCGCCTGGCCAACACTCTCCGTGAGGCCCGCGACCAGATCGTCGCCCTGAAAGAAGAGGTCGACCGGCTGGCCCAGCCGCCCGCCGGCTTCGGAGTCTTCCTCCAGGCGAACGACGACGGCACCGCGGACATCTTCACCGGTGGGCGCAAGCTGCGGGTGAACGTCAGCCCCGGCGTCGAGCTCGACGAGCTGCGCCGCGGGCAGGAGCTGATGCTCAACGAGGCGCTGAACGTGGTCGAGGCCATGGCGTTCGAGCGCTCCGGGGACATCGTCACCCTGAAGGAGATCCTGGAGGACGGCGAGCGCGCCCTCGTGATGGGGCACACCGACGAGGAGAGGGTGGTACGGCTCGCCGAGCCGCTGCTGCACACCACCATCCGTGCCGGCGACGCCCTGCTCCTGGAGCCCCGCTCCGGGTACGTCTACGAGGTCATCCCCAAGAGCGAGGTCGAGGAGCTGGTCCTCGAAGAGGTCCCCGACATCGACTACACCAAGATCGGCGGCCTGGGCAACCAGATCGAGCTGATCAGGGACGCCGTCGAGCTGCCCTACCTCTACCCCGACCTCTTCAAGGAGCACGAGCTGCGGCCCCCCAAGGGCGTGCTGCTCTACGGCCCGCCCGGCTGCGGCAAGACGCTGATCGCCAAGGCGGTGGCCAACTCCCTCGCCAAGAAGGTCGCGGAACACACCGGCCGCCCGGCCGGCAAGAGCTACTTCCTGAACATCAAGGGCCCCGAGCTGCTCAACAAGTACGTCGGCGAGACCGAGCGGCACATCCGCCTGGTCTTCCAGCGGGCCCGTGAGAAGGCCAGCGAGGGCACCCCCGTCATCGTCTTCTTCGACGAGATGGACTCCCTCTTCCGCACCCGCGGCTCCGGCGTCAGCTCCGACGTGGAGAACACCATCGTCCCGCAGCTCCTCTCCGAGATCGACGGCGTCGAGGGCCTGGAGAACGTCATCGTCATCGGCGCCTCCAACCGCGAGGACATGATCGACCCCGCGATCCTGCGCCCCGGCCGGCTCGACGTGAAGATCAAGATCGAGCGCCCGGACGCCGAGGCCGCCAAGGACATCTTCTCCAAGTACCTCACCCGGACCCTGCCGCTGCACGCCGAGGACATGTCCGAGCACGGCGGCTCTCCCGAGGCCACCGTCGACGCGATGATCCAGTCCGTCGTCGAGCAGATGTACGCCGAGTCCGAGGAGAACAGGTTCCTGGAGGTCACGTACGCCAACGGCGACAAGGAAGTCCTCTACTTCAAGGACTTCAACTCCGGCGCGATGATCGAGAACATCGTGGACCGCGCCAAGAAGATGGCCATCAAGGCGTTCCTCGACCACAACCAGAAGGGCCTGCGCGTCTCCCACCTCCTCGCCGCCTGCGTCGACGAGTTCAAGGAGAACGAGGACCTGCCCAACACGACCAACCCCGACGACTGGGCCCGCATCTCCGGAAAGAAGGGCGAGCGGATCGTGTTCATCCGCACCCTCGTCACCGGAAAGCAGGGCGCGGACACCGGCCGGTCGATCGACACGGTGGCCAACACCGGTCAGTACCTGTAA
- the pafA gene encoding Pup--protein ligase — translation MDRRIFGLENEYGVTCTFRGQRRLSPDEVARYLFRRVVSWGRSSNVFLRNGARLYLDVGSHPEYATPECDNVIELVTHDKAGERILEGLLVDAERRLHEEGIAGDVYLFKNNTDSAGNSYGCHENYLVARHGEFSRLADILIPFLVTRQLICGAGKVLQTPRGAVYCVSQRAEHIWEGVSSATTRSRPIINTRDEPHADAERYRRLHVIVGDSNMSETTMLLKVGATDLVLRMIEAGTVMRDLTLENPIRAIREVSHDMTGQRKVRLASGREASALEVQQEYYEKAVDFCERRGIRTGTVERVLELWGRTLEAIRSQDLGKVGTEIDWVMKHQLIERYRAKNNITLSHPRIAQIDLAYHDIHRRRGLYYLLEKRGQAARVCNDMKIFEAKSVPPQTTRARLRGDFIRRAQEQRRDFTVDWVHLKLNDQAQRTVLCKDPFRSVDDRVEKLIAGM, via the coding sequence ATGGACCGCCGCATTTTCGGGCTTGAGAACGAGTACGGCGTCACGTGCACGTTCCGGGGGCAGCGCCGCCTGTCCCCGGACGAGGTGGCGCGCTACCTCTTCCGACGAGTCGTCTCCTGGGGCCGCAGCAGCAACGTCTTCCTGCGCAACGGCGCACGCCTGTACCTGGACGTCGGCTCGCACCCCGAATACGCAACTCCCGAATGTGACAACGTCATCGAGCTGGTCACCCACGACAAAGCGGGCGAGCGCATCCTCGAGGGCCTCCTCGTGGACGCCGAGCGCCGGCTCCACGAGGAGGGCATCGCCGGCGACGTCTACCTCTTCAAGAACAACACCGACTCCGCCGGCAACTCCTACGGCTGCCACGAGAACTATCTGGTGGCCCGGCACGGCGAGTTCTCCCGGCTCGCCGACATCCTCATCCCGTTCCTCGTCACCCGGCAGCTCATCTGCGGCGCCGGCAAGGTGCTGCAGACGCCGCGCGGCGCCGTCTACTGCGTCAGCCAGCGCGCGGAGCACATCTGGGAGGGCGTCAGCAGCGCGACGACGCGCTCCCGTCCCATCATCAACACCCGCGACGAGCCGCACGCCGACGCCGAGCGCTACCGCCGGCTGCACGTCATCGTCGGCGACTCCAACATGTCCGAGACGACCATGCTGCTCAAGGTCGGCGCCACCGACCTCGTCCTGCGCATGATCGAGGCCGGCACGGTGATGCGGGACCTGACCCTGGAGAACCCGATCCGGGCCATCCGCGAGGTCAGCCACGACATGACCGGGCAGCGCAAGGTGCGGCTCGCCAGCGGGCGCGAGGCGTCCGCGCTGGAGGTGCAGCAGGAGTACTACGAGAAGGCCGTGGACTTCTGCGAGCGCCGCGGCATCCGCACCGGCACCGTCGAGCGCGTCCTGGAGCTGTGGGGGCGCACCCTGGAGGCGATCCGCTCCCAGGACCTCGGCAAGGTCGGCACGGAGATCGACTGGGTCATGAAGCACCAGCTCATCGAGCGCTACCGGGCGAAGAACAACATCACGCTCTCCCACCCCCGGATCGCGCAGATAGACCTCGCGTACCACGACATCCACCGCCGCCGCGGGCTGTACTACCTGCTGGAGAAGCGGGGCCAGGCCGCCCGGGTCTGCAACGACATGAAGATCTTCGAAGCCAAGTCGGTCCCGCCGCAGACCACCCGGGCCAGGCTGCGCGGCGACTTCATCCGCCGGGCGCAGGAGCAGCGCCGCGACTTCACGGTGGACTGGGTGCATCTGAAGCTGAACGACCAGGCCCAGCGGACAGTCCTGTGCAAGGATCCGTTCCGCTCCGTGGACGACCGGGTGGAAAAGCTGATCGCCGGAATGTAG
- the dop gene encoding depupylase/deamidase Dop — MTVRRVMGIETEYGISVPGHPNANAMLTSSQVVNAYAAAMHRARRARWDFEEENPLRDARGFDLAREAADASQLTDEDIGLANVILTNGARLYVDHAHPEYSAPEVTNPRDAVLWDKAGERIMAEAAERAAQLPGSQPIHLYKNNTDNKGASYGCHENYLMKRETPFSDIVRHLTPFFVSRQVFTGAGRVGIGQDGNEHGFQLSQRADYFEVEVGLETTLKRPIINTRDEPHADAEKYRRLHVIIGDANLSEISTYLKLGTTALVLSMIEDDFIAVDLAVEQPVRTLHQVSHDPSLRHQVVLRSGRTLTAVQLQMEYCELARKYVEERFGADADDQTKDVLTRWEDTLNRLEADPMSLSGELDWLAKRELLEGYRRRDALDWDAARLALVDLQYADVRPDKGLYNRLAARGRLKRLLDEDEVLRAVKNPPEDTRAYFRGRCLEQYADDVAAASWDSVIFDLPGRDSLQRVPTLEPLRGTRNHVKALLDRCRTAEELVRVLSGG; from the coding sequence ATGACCGTACGGCGAGTAATGGGCATCGAGACGGAGTACGGCATCTCCGTCCCGGGCCACCCGAACGCCAATGCCATGCTCACCTCATCCCAGGTCGTCAACGCCTACGCGGCGGCGATGCACCGGGCGCGCCGCGCCCGCTGGGACTTCGAGGAGGAGAACCCGCTGCGGGACGCCCGCGGCTTCGATCTCGCCCGCGAGGCCGCCGACGCCAGCCAGTTGACGGACGAGGACATCGGCCTCGCCAACGTCATCCTCACCAACGGCGCCCGGCTCTACGTCGACCACGCGCACCCCGAGTACAGCGCCCCCGAGGTCACCAACCCCCGCGACGCCGTGCTCTGGGACAAGGCCGGGGAACGCATCATGGCCGAGGCCGCGGAACGCGCGGCCCAACTGCCAGGCTCCCAGCCGATCCACCTCTACAAGAACAACACCGACAACAAGGGCGCGTCCTACGGCTGCCACGAGAACTACCTGATGAAGCGGGAGACCCCCTTCTCGGACATCGTGCGCCACCTGACGCCCTTCTTCGTCTCCCGCCAGGTCTTCACCGGCGCCGGCCGCGTCGGCATCGGCCAGGACGGCAACGAGCACGGCTTCCAGCTCAGCCAGCGCGCCGACTACTTCGAAGTCGAGGTGGGCCTGGAAACCACACTCAAGCGCCCCATCATCAACACCCGCGACGAGCCCCACGCCGACGCCGAGAAATACCGCAGGCTCCACGTCATCATCGGCGACGCGAACCTCTCGGAGATCTCCACCTACCTCAAGCTCGGCACCACCGCCCTGGTGCTGTCGATGATCGAGGACGACTTCATCGCCGTCGACCTGGCCGTCGAGCAGCCCGTGCGCACGCTGCACCAGGTCTCGCACGATCCGTCACTGCGCCACCAGGTCGTGCTGCGCAGCGGCCGGACGCTCACCGCCGTCCAGCTCCAGATGGAGTACTGCGAGCTGGCCCGCAAGTACGTCGAGGAGCGCTTCGGCGCGGACGCGGACGACCAGACCAAGGACGTGCTCACCCGCTGGGAGGACACCCTCAACCGGCTGGAAGCCGACCCCATGAGCCTGTCCGGCGAGCTGGACTGGCTGGCCAAGCGGGAACTGCTGGAGGGCTACCGCCGCCGCGACGCCCTGGACTGGGACGCGGCCCGCCTGGCCCTGGTCGACCTGCAGTACGCCGACGTACGCCCCGACAAGGGCCTGTACAACCGGCTGGCGGCCCGCGGCCGCCTCAAGCGGCTCCTGGACGAGGACGAGGTCCTGCGGGCCGTGAAGAACCCGCCGGAGGACACCAGGGCGTACTTCCGCGGTCGCTGCCTGGAGCAGTACGCGGACGACGTCGCCGCCGCCTCATGGGATTCGGTCATCTTCGACCTCCCCGGCCGCGACTCCCTGCAACGGGTTCCGACGCTGGAACCCCTCCGGGGTACCCGCAACCACGTGAAGGCCCTGCTGGACCGCTGCCGCACGGCGGAGGAGCTGGTACGGGTCCTCTCGGGCGGCTGA